One Lucilia cuprina isolate Lc7/37 chromosome 4, ASM2204524v1, whole genome shotgun sequence DNA segment encodes these proteins:
- the LOC111678011 gene encoding kynurenine aminotransferase encodes MLKVFNNSLYLLTKSTTTKTNRLVLLQQCLTKREFSSANSSSSNVMEKFDLPQRLQGSTPSVWNEYIALAMQYKPLNLGQGFPDDAAPEYVTKALADIAQDENPLLHQYTRGFGHMRLVQAIATLYSKLLQRELNPLNEILITSGAYEALYSTIMGHVDVGDEVIIIEPFFDCYEPMVKMAGGVARFIPLKPTKTEGTISSADWKLDENELKKLFNNKTKMIILNTPHNPIGKVFNLQELQLIADLCKKWNVLCLSDEVYEWMVFENNKHIRICTLPGMWERTVTIGSAGKTFSVTGWKTGWAYGPANLIRNLQMVHQNSVYTCPTPLQEAVARGFELEMTRLDSDECFFKSLPRELQVKRDFMAKFLTEAGMKPTIPEGGYFMLADWTNLEKKIDINSESDKYRDYKFTKWMTKNMGLQGIPPSAFYTESHKNLGENYVRYCFIKKQANLEKASELLEKLKKN; translated from the exons atgttaaaagtttttaataatagtttataCTTGTTAACAAAATCTACCACAACGAAAACGAATAGACTAGTTCTACTACAACAGTGCTTGACAAAACGTGAATTTAGTAGtgccaacagcagcagcagcaacgtAATGGAGAAATTCGATTTGCCCCAAAGATTACAAGGCAGCACACCAAGTGTTTG GAATGAATACATTGCTTTAGCCATGCAATACAAGCCCTTGAACTTGGGCCAAGGTTTTCCCGACGATGCTGCTCCTGAATATGTGACAAAAGCTTTGGCTGACATAGCCCAAGATGAAAATCCTTTATTGCATCAATATACTCGTGgtttt GGTCACATGCGTTTGGTACAGGCCATCGCCACTTTATACTCCAAATTGTTGCAACGTGAATTGAATCCTTTAAATGAGATTCTCATTACGTCAGGTGCCTATGAGGCTTTATATTCTACCATAATGGGACATGTTGATGTGGGCGATGAAGTTATTATCATTGAGCCATTTTTCGATTGCTATGAACCCATGGTGAAAATGGCAGGCGGTGTGGCTAGATTTATTCCTTTAAAACCG ACCAAAACCGAAGGCACTATTTCCTCAGCCGATTGGAAGCTAGATGAGAATGAATTGAAAAAACTCTTTAACAATAAAACGAAAATGATCATCTTAAATACGCCACACAATCCCATTGGCAAAGTCTTTAATTTGCAAGAATTACAGCTTATTGccgatttatgtaaaaaatggaaTGTACTTTGTCTCTCTGATGAAGTATACGAATGGAtggtatttgaaaataataaacatatacgTATTTGTACATTGCCCGGCATGTGGGAACGTACCGTCACCATTGGTTCGGCCGGCAAAACATTTTCGGTAACTGGTTGGAAAACCGGTTGGGCTTATGGACCAGCTAACTTAATAAGAAATCTACAAATGGTACATCAAAATTCGGTGTACACTTGCCCAACCCCCTTACAGGAAGCAGTGGCTAGAGGTTTTGAACTGGAAATGACACGTCTGGATTCGGATGAATGTTTCTTTAAGAGTTTGCCACGTGAGTTGCAAGTAAAACGTGATTTTATGGCAAAATTTTTGACGGAGGCGGGTATGAAACCCACTATACCAGAGGGTGGCTACTTTATGTTGGCCGATTGGACTAATTTgg aaaagaaaattgataTTAATTCTGAATCGGATAAATATCGTGATTATAAATTCACCAAATGGATGACTAAGAATATGGGTCTTCAGGGTATACCACCTAGTGCCTTTTACACCGAATCCCATAAAAATTTGGGTGAAAATTACGTACGCTACTGTTTCATTAAGAAGCAAGCTAATTTGGAAAAGGCCTCTGAGTTATTggagaaattaaagaaaaactaa